The proteins below are encoded in one region of Acidimicrobiia bacterium:
- a CDS encoding TIGR03086 family metal-binding protein → MDTVVLFERSASNAASLVGQVPAQQRHAPTPCAAWDVEALLAHMVGGTGYLLGALGLAGEPVGTDEESYRAAVARCVEAARVPGALERRCMSPAGFEWSIREAAAGTAMDQLVHTWDLAVAIGADRRLDPELVSACVDMFVPQMPDIGRQAGIVGPEIPVAADASPQDRLLGAMGRNPEA, encoded by the coding sequence ATGGATACGGTGGTGTTGTTCGAGCGGTCGGCGTCGAACGCGGCGTCGCTGGTGGGGCAGGTACCGGCGCAGCAGCGTCACGCGCCGACCCCGTGCGCCGCGTGGGATGTCGAGGCGCTCCTGGCGCACATGGTGGGCGGGACCGGGTACCTGCTGGGTGCGTTGGGTCTCGCCGGCGAGCCGGTCGGGACAGATGAAGAGTCGTATCGCGCCGCGGTGGCGCGTTGCGTGGAGGCGGCGCGGGTGCCCGGCGCGCTCGAACGGCGTTGCATGTCGCCGGCGGGGTTCGAGTGGTCGATCCGTGAGGCGGCGGCTGGGACCGCGATGGACCAGCTGGTGCACACCTGGGATCTCGCGGTCGCGATCGGTGCCGATCGCCGGCTCGACCCGGAGCTCGTGAGCGCATGCGTCGACATGTTCGTGCCCCAGATGCCCGACATTGGCAGGCAGGCCGGCATCGTCGGCCCCGAGATCCCGGTGGCGGCCGATGCGTCGCCACAGGACCGGCTGCTCGGCGCGATGGGACGGAACCCTGAAGCCTGA